The Mycolicibacterium hassiacum DSM 44199 genome includes a window with the following:
- a CDS encoding RNase H family protein: protein MGTDTTRPRRAPKPVARPPRKDLVRPRPRPATSVAVVVAGRGGSYRYSACSPTQSWAGTVAAEGAESALLDAIKRVRAQADAERLRIVVQLPRRSALWALREEIPVLMPGVFLERPTLADEPLMTAAREGLVPARTAAPPASVTVATDGSVRGRVTGFGWLASSGEYGLLGFRHDTKQIGSKVVLVAELRAIAKAVEYFRGREITILSDCRPAIAMVRRWLDGDFVLPEGYTVVRRNGRTPGLVAAQRMIHAERDRIHPVWVKAHTGEPLNEGADALARLASRFARGDSGLSGDEYRRRAADLATTFAAAFNRRTA from the coding sequence ATGGGCACCGACACCACGAGGCCGCGGCGGGCACCGAAGCCGGTGGCTCGGCCGCCGCGGAAGGATCTCGTGCGGCCACGTCCGCGGCCGGCCACCTCGGTGGCGGTCGTGGTCGCCGGCCGGGGCGGGAGCTACCGCTATTCGGCCTGCTCACCGACGCAGAGCTGGGCCGGAACGGTGGCCGCCGAGGGGGCGGAGTCGGCGCTGCTCGACGCGATCAAGCGGGTGCGGGCGCAGGCCGACGCCGAGCGGCTGCGGATCGTCGTGCAGCTGCCGCGGCGCAGTGCGCTGTGGGCGCTGCGCGAGGAGATCCCGGTGCTGATGCCGGGGGTGTTCCTGGAGCGGCCGACGCTCGCCGACGAACCGCTGATGACCGCCGCGCGGGAGGGCCTCGTGCCGGCCCGCACGGCGGCGCCGCCGGCCTCGGTGACGGTGGCGACCGACGGTTCGGTGCGCGGCCGGGTGACCGGGTTCGGGTGGCTGGCGTCCAGCGGCGAGTACGGCCTGCTGGGTTTTCGGCACGACACGAAACAGATCGGCTCCAAGGTGGTGCTGGTCGCCGAATTGCGCGCAATCGCCAAGGCGGTGGAGTACTTCCGCGGCCGCGAGATCACCATCCTCAGCGACTGCAGACCCGCCATCGCCATGGTGCGGCGCTGGCTGGACGGCGACTTCGTGCTGCCCGAGGGCTACACCGTGGTGCGCAGGAACGGCAGGACGCCGGGTCTGGTCGCCGCCCAGCGCATGATCCACGCCGAACGCGACCGGATCCATCCGGTGTGGGTCAAGGCGCACACCGGCGAGCCGCTCAACGAGGGTGCCGATGCGCTGGCGCGGCTGGCGTCGCGGTTCGCCCGCGGCGACAGCGGCCTCAGTGGCGACGAATACCGGCGGCGCGCAGCGGATCTGGCGACGACGTTCGCGGCGGCGTTCAACCGCCGGACGGCCTGA
- a CDS encoding LLM class flavin-dependent oxidoreductase: MTERELHLGVNVLSAGMHPAAWQHPDVDPNWFADPAYWIEVAQIAERGTLDALFMADSPSLFQPPDEPLSGPPLALDPIVLLSSLASVTTHLGLIATVSTTFEEPYNLARRIATLDHVSRGRIAWNVVTSYDPYAWNNFGHGDGPQPQPDRRERYRRAAEFIDVVRALWDSWDDDAVLGDKTTGAFSRPGAIRTIDHRGEFFSVDGPLTLPRSPQGHPVLFQAGGSGAGLDLAAKYADAVFAALASLPDAQRYADELRSRTVAHGRPSDAVRIMPGLAFVLGSTEEEARRRYRELNELAGERRLADLAQQLSVDVSELELDKPLPQYLLDGAESARAQGARDIVVNLARRENLTVRQLLDRVITWHRLVVGSPEQIADTIEEWFVSGAVDGFNLMPDVFPSGLELFVDHVVPILRDRGLFRREYRTATLRGHLGLERVPDRSARRARNAVSAAAVG; this comes from the coding sequence ATGACCGAACGTGAACTGCACCTTGGCGTCAACGTGCTGTCCGCCGGCATGCACCCAGCAGCCTGGCAGCACCCCGACGTCGACCCGAACTGGTTCGCCGACCCCGCGTACTGGATCGAGGTGGCGCAGATCGCCGAACGCGGCACCCTCGACGCGCTGTTCATGGCCGACAGCCCGTCGCTGTTCCAGCCGCCGGACGAGCCGCTGAGCGGCCCGCCGCTGGCGCTGGACCCGATCGTGCTGCTGTCCAGCCTGGCGTCGGTCACCACCCACCTGGGGCTGATCGCCACGGTGTCGACGACGTTCGAGGAGCCGTACAACCTGGCCCGGCGCATCGCCACCCTCGATCACGTCAGCCGCGGGCGGATCGCCTGGAACGTGGTCACCAGCTACGACCCGTACGCCTGGAACAACTTCGGCCACGGCGACGGGCCGCAGCCGCAACCGGACCGGCGCGAACGCTACCGTCGCGCCGCGGAGTTCATCGACGTGGTGCGCGCGCTGTGGGACTCCTGGGACGACGACGCCGTGCTCGGCGACAAGACCACCGGCGCGTTCAGCCGTCCCGGCGCCATCCGCACCATCGACCACCGCGGCGAGTTCTTCAGCGTCGACGGGCCGCTGACGCTGCCGCGCTCCCCGCAGGGACATCCGGTGCTGTTCCAGGCCGGCGGCTCCGGCGCCGGGCTGGACCTGGCGGCCAAGTACGCCGACGCGGTGTTCGCCGCGCTGGCGTCGCTGCCGGACGCGCAGCGCTACGCCGACGAGCTGCGGTCGCGCACCGTCGCCCACGGCCGGCCGTCCGACGCGGTGCGCATCATGCCCGGGCTCGCGTTCGTGCTCGGCAGCACCGAGGAGGAGGCGCGGCGGCGCTACCGCGAGCTCAACGAGCTGGCCGGCGAGCGGCGGCTGGCGGACCTCGCCCAGCAGCTGTCGGTCGATGTCTCGGAGCTGGAGTTGGACAAGCCGCTGCCGCAGTACCTGCTCGACGGCGCGGAAAGCGCACGGGCACAGGGCGCCCGCGACATCGTCGTGAACCTGGCGCGGCGGGAGAACCTGACCGTGCGCCAACTGCTCGACCGGGTCATCACCTGGCACCGGCTGGTGGTGGGCAGCCCGGAGCAGATCGCCGACACCATCGAGGAATGGTTCGTCTCCGGCGCGGTCGACGGCTTCAACCTGATGCCCGACGTGTTCCCGTCCGGGCTGGAGTTGTTCGTCGACCACGTGGTGCCGATCCTGCGCGACCGGGGCCTGTTCCGCCGCGAGTACCGCACCGCCACCCTGCGCGGCCACCTCGGGCTGGAGCGGGTGCCGGACCGCTCGGCCCGGCGCGCCCGGAACGCGGTCTCGGCCGCAGCGGTCGGTTGA